A stretch of the Teretinema zuelzerae genome encodes the following:
- a CDS encoding ribulokinase, translating into MIKPSEQYVAGADFGSDSVRVVILDAANGEVAGSHVVYYPRWKKGLFCNPREDRFRQHPLDYVESLAEAVRSAVKQADEASPGSPSIAGKIRAISVDTTGSTPVLADANGTPLALLDSFAEDPDAMFILWKDHTSVAEADEINKVSRSWGGTDYTKYMGGVYSSEWFWAKILHTIRKNPKVAAAAVTAVEHCDWITAVMTGTTHPSKIKRSRCAAGHKIMWHAEWGGYPPHEFFDRLDPKLSAIRDSLGTETWTTDTSAGTLTPEWAKKLGLAESVIVCVGAYDAHIGAVGGDAAPGTLVKSIGTSTCDVIIGPKPSTPEGEKLIGGICGQVDGSVVADWIGYEAGQSAYGDYYAWYRNLLMWPLRHFAEAGLPGLGSEAVEAIEKKLLAELEAAAADISPSESSPVALDWVNGRRTPWANQKLAAAISGIKLGTDAPALMRALLEATAFGARAIIEAFEAGGIKIERIMAIGGVARKSKLGMQILADVTNREIQVTAGDQSCAIGAAVFAATAAKLYPDVFTAQKALSAGTERVHKPDPSNVAIYEKLYARYRKMGEFIEGETK; encoded by the coding sequence ATGATCAAACCATCAGAACAGTACGTAGCAGGCGCCGATTTCGGCTCCGATTCCGTGCGCGTCGTGATTTTGGACGCGGCGAACGGCGAAGTCGCCGGATCCCATGTCGTGTATTATCCCCGCTGGAAAAAAGGGCTTTTCTGCAATCCCAGGGAAGACCGGTTCCGCCAGCATCCTCTCGATTATGTGGAAAGCCTTGCCGAGGCCGTCCGCTCTGCCGTAAAGCAGGCCGACGAAGCGTCTCCCGGCTCCCCCTCCATAGCCGGAAAAATCCGAGCGATCAGCGTCGACACGACCGGCTCGACCCCCGTTCTTGCAGACGCGAACGGTACGCCCCTGGCCCTTCTCGATTCGTTCGCTGAAGACCCTGACGCGATGTTCATCCTCTGGAAGGACCACACCTCCGTAGCCGAGGCCGACGAGATCAACAAGGTCTCCCGTTCCTGGGGCGGCACCGATTACACCAAATACATGGGCGGCGTATATTCTTCCGAATGGTTCTGGGCGAAGATCCTCCATACCATCAGGAAAAACCCGAAAGTCGCCGCTGCGGCCGTCACCGCCGTCGAGCACTGCGACTGGATCACCGCTGTAATGACCGGTACGACCCATCCTTCAAAAATCAAGCGGAGCCGCTGCGCCGCCGGACACAAGATCATGTGGCATGCCGAGTGGGGCGGCTATCCCCCCCATGAGTTCTTCGACCGCCTCGATCCGAAGCTCTCCGCAATCCGCGATTCTCTCGGCACCGAAACCTGGACTACCGATACTTCCGCCGGAACGCTCACCCCCGAATGGGCGAAGAAGCTCGGGCTGGCTGAATCGGTAATCGTCTGCGTCGGCGCGTACGACGCCCACATCGGCGCCGTCGGCGGAGACGCCGCCCCCGGCACTCTCGTGAAGAGCATCGGAACTTCGACCTGCGACGTCATCATCGGGCCTAAGCCCTCAACTCCCGAGGGCGAAAAGCTGATCGGCGGAATTTGCGGCCAGGTCGACGGCTCCGTCGTCGCGGACTGGATCGGCTACGAAGCGGGCCAGTCGGCCTACGGCGATTATTACGCCTGGTACCGCAACCTCCTCATGTGGCCGCTTAGGCATTTCGCGGAAGCCGGCCTTCCCGGGCTCGGTTCGGAAGCCGTCGAGGCGATCGAGAAAAAGCTTCTCGCGGAACTTGAAGCAGCGGCCGCCGATATATCTCCCTCCGAATCCTCTCCCGTCGCCCTCGACTGGGTGAACGGACGGAGAACACCGTGGGCGAACCAGAAGCTCGCCGCCGCGATTTCCGGCATCAAGCTGGGAACCGACGCTCCCGCCCTCATGCGCGCCCTGCTGGAAGCGACTGCTTTCGGCGCCCGGGCCATCATCGAAGCCTTCGAAGCGGGCGGTATTAAAATCGAACGCATCATGGCGATCGGAGGAGTCGCCCGGAAAAGCAAGCTCGGCATGCAGATCCTCGCAGACGTGACGAACCGCGAAATCCAGGTGACCGCCGGAGACCAGTCCTGCGCCATCGGAGCCGCCGTATTCGCCGCCACCGCCGCGAAGCTGTATCCTGACGTATTCACCGCGCAGAAAGCCCTGTCCGCCGGAACCGAGCGGGTTCACAAGCCCGATCCGTCGAACGTCGCGATATACGAGAAGCTTTACGCCCGCTATAGAAAGATGGGCGAATTCATCGAAGGAGAAACCAAATGA
- a CDS encoding carbohydrate ABC transporter permease yields MNNAPMKESYGSIRKARFLGNFTVYLILILGSFLMLVPLWWMLISSLKTPNQFLMSQLSLGMPENPQWNNFIRVWDMKPLLKGFRNSAFISITVVVFGSLSSALAAFSFSKLRFPGKDKLFMALLGTMMIPFAIIMIPQFIIYSRVGWLDTWYPLIVPGLLGNVAMIFFLRQYMSGIPTSMIESARIDGASFFRIFWQIMLPNAMPAVSAQAILWFMGAWNDYFAPSIYINDEAKMPIQVMIQSLNSYYAIQTDYPAILAASVLALLPVLIVFMIFQKQIISSVAMTGLK; encoded by the coding sequence ATGAACAACGCACCGATGAAAGAATCCTACGGCTCGATCAGAAAAGCGCGATTCCTGGGAAACTTTACCGTTTATCTTATTTTGATTTTAGGCTCGTTCCTGATGCTCGTCCCGCTGTGGTGGATGCTCATTTCTTCGCTGAAGACGCCTAATCAGTTCCTCATGTCCCAGCTGTCCCTCGGCATGCCGGAGAATCCCCAGTGGAACAATTTCATCCGCGTGTGGGATATGAAGCCGCTTCTGAAGGGATTCCGCAACAGCGCCTTCATTTCCATCACCGTCGTGGTGTTCGGCTCCCTGTCGTCGGCTCTCGCCGCCTTCTCGTTTTCGAAGCTCCGCTTTCCGGGGAAGGACAAGCTCTTCATGGCCCTGCTCGGCACGATGATGATTCCGTTCGCCATCATCATGATCCCCCAGTTCATCATCTACTCCCGCGTCGGCTGGCTGGATACCTGGTATCCCCTCATTGTTCCCGGCCTTCTGGGAAACGTCGCGATGATCTTCTTTCTCAGGCAGTATATGAGCGGAATACCGACCTCCATGATTGAATCCGCGCGCATAGACGGCGCGAGCTTTTTCCGCATCTTCTGGCAGATCATGCTTCCGAACGCGATGCCCGCCGTTTCCGCCCAGGCAATTCTGTGGTTCATGGGCGCGTGGAACGATTATTTCGCGCCGAGCATCTACATCAACGATGAAGCGAAAATGCCCATACAGGTGATGATTCAGTCGCTGAATTCGTACTACGCGATTCAGACAGACTATCCGGCCATTCTCGCGGCCTCGGTTCTCGCCCTGCTTCCCGTGCTGATCGTGTTCATGATCTTCCAAAAGCAGATCATCAGTTCCGTCGCAATGACCGGCTTGAAGTAA
- a CDS encoding ABC transporter substrate-binding protein gives MKRLCAIIATLCVGAAVWAQEITWMNYAQPQEKAIMEKVIEKFEKAHPGVKIKFISVTMDQFGPKIQAALAANNLPDVFYVGPEAIRTYVDNKKLLSLTPYVEGAKKSGMNVNDIYENALNKYRYDGKKVGTGDLWALPKDLGPFAFGYNKDLFKKAGIPLPDKDKPYTFAEFTDVCKKLTKDVNGDGKMDQWGTGLNVRWSFIQFAWGNGGDFLDASKTKVDIANPKFYEALQYWADHTLKDGITPTMGEAQSMDTYQRWLKGEIAFFPVAPWDLAAFKNLSFEYDVIPWPVGKAGMKSATWVGSVGYGVAANTKHPELAAEFALYLSADKEAMEMMTDMDLQIPNLKSLAPRYVNKPGYPANRQEYIDIINDYGRSWPAEFTYNAVWFDEFWINIQTVLDGKVTAKEYCEKMQPKMQKLLDRANSKMKK, from the coding sequence ATGAAAAGACTATGCGCAATAATCGCGACCCTGTGCGTCGGCGCGGCGGTTTGGGCCCAGGAAATTACCTGGATGAACTACGCCCAGCCCCAGGAAAAGGCGATCATGGAAAAAGTGATCGAAAAATTCGAGAAGGCTCACCCCGGAGTAAAAATTAAGTTTATCTCCGTAACGATGGACCAGTTCGGTCCGAAAATCCAGGCTGCCCTCGCCGCCAATAATCTTCCCGACGTATTCTATGTCGGCCCGGAAGCGATCCGCACTTATGTAGACAACAAAAAGCTTCTGAGCCTTACCCCCTATGTAGAAGGCGCGAAGAAGTCCGGCATGAACGTAAACGATATTTACGAAAACGCCCTGAACAAATACCGCTACGACGGCAAGAAAGTCGGTACCGGCGACCTCTGGGCGCTGCCCAAGGATCTCGGACCCTTCGCGTTCGGCTATAACAAGGACCTTTTCAAGAAAGCCGGAATTCCCCTTCCCGATAAGGACAAGCCCTACACCTTCGCCGAGTTCACCGACGTGTGCAAGAAACTCACCAAAGACGTGAACGGCGACGGAAAGATGGACCAGTGGGGTACGGGACTCAACGTGCGCTGGTCGTTCATCCAGTTCGCATGGGGCAACGGAGGTGACTTCCTGGACGCGTCCAAGACAAAGGTAGACATCGCCAATCCGAAGTTCTACGAAGCGCTTCAGTACTGGGCTGACCATACTTTGAAAGACGGCATCACCCCCACCATGGGCGAAGCCCAGTCGATGGACACCTATCAGCGCTGGCTGAAGGGCGAAATCGCCTTCTTCCCGGTCGCTCCCTGGGACCTCGCCGCGTTCAAGAATCTTTCGTTCGAATACGACGTCATTCCCTGGCCGGTCGGAAAAGCCGGCATGAAGAGCGCGACCTGGGTAGGCTCCGTCGGATACGGCGTCGCCGCGAACACCAAGCATCCCGAGCTCGCCGCCGAATTCGCCCTCTATCTGTCTGCGGACAAAGAAGCGATGGAAATGATGACCGACATGGATCTTCAGATTCCTAACCTGAAATCCCTCGCTCCCCGCTATGTAAATAAGCCCGGCTATCCCGCGAACCGCCAGGAGTACATCGACATCATCAACGATTACGGCCGCAGCTGGCCCGCCGAGTTCACCTACAACGCGGTTTGGTTCGACGAGTTCTGGATCAATATTCAGACCGTGCTCGACGGCAAGGTCACCGCCAAGGAATACTGCGAAAAGATGCAGCCCAAGATGCAGAAGCTTCTGGACCGCGCCAATTCCAAGATGAAAAAATAA
- the araA gene encoding L-arabinose isomerase produces the protein MIDLKQYEFWFVTGSQDLYGDETLRQVADDSRKVVESLNADARMPCKIVWKPTVLTSEGIRAVLEEANANAKCAGVIAWMHTFSPAKMWIAGLNSYKKPLLQLNTQFNRDIPYDSIDMDFMNLNQSAHGDREFGFITARMEKPRKVIVGHWGEDETRSRIALWMRAGIAVADGKNLRIARFGDNMREVAVTDGDKVEAMIQLGWSVPYYGIGDLVEYMNKVSEAEIAAQIKVYEAEYDIQWGKDRAYALKQIGEQARIELAMRRFFAERNINAFTTNFQDLHGMKQLPGLACQRLMADGFGFSGEGDWKTAAMVRTFKVMSSGLGGGGQGLGDSFMEDYTYHFEPGNEMNLGAHMLEVCPSIAAAKPTLEVHQLGIGDKEDPARLVFTGKPGPAICAAVVDFGNRFRCVINEVNVVTPPKPFPKLPVARVLWKPEPNLRVSAESWILAGGGHHTAFSNIVDTDMVRDWAEMVGIECIAIDKNTTVNVFRNELRWNAAAWRK, from the coding sequence ATGATCGATCTGAAACAGTATGAATTCTGGTTCGTGACGGGAAGTCAGGACCTCTACGGAGACGAGACCCTTCGCCAGGTGGCGGACGATTCGCGCAAAGTCGTCGAATCCCTGAATGCCGATGCGCGCATGCCCTGTAAAATCGTATGGAAGCCCACGGTTCTTACGTCCGAGGGAATCCGCGCCGTCCTCGAAGAAGCGAACGCGAACGCCAAGTGCGCCGGCGTGATCGCCTGGATGCACACCTTCAGCCCCGCGAAGATGTGGATTGCGGGACTCAATTCCTACAAAAAGCCTCTGCTGCAGCTCAACACCCAGTTTAACCGCGACATTCCCTACGACAGCATCGACATGGATTTCATGAATCTCAATCAATCCGCCCACGGCGACCGGGAGTTCGGCTTCATCACCGCCAGGATGGAAAAACCCCGCAAGGTCATAGTCGGACACTGGGGCGAGGATGAAACCCGCAGCCGCATCGCGCTGTGGATGCGCGCGGGAATCGCCGTCGCTGACGGCAAAAATCTCAGAATCGCACGCTTCGGCGACAATATGCGCGAGGTAGCCGTCACGGACGGAGACAAGGTCGAGGCGATGATCCAGCTCGGCTGGTCTGTCCCGTATTACGGAATCGGAGACCTCGTCGAGTATATGAACAAGGTCTCGGAAGCCGAAATCGCGGCGCAGATCAAAGTGTATGAAGCAGAATACGATATCCAGTGGGGGAAGGATCGCGCCTATGCCCTGAAGCAGATCGGAGAACAGGCCCGCATCGAGCTCGCCATGCGCCGATTCTTCGCGGAACGGAACATCAACGCGTTCACAACCAATTTCCAGGATCTCCACGGAATGAAGCAGCTTCCCGGCCTTGCCTGCCAGCGCCTCATGGCGGACGGCTTCGGCTTCTCCGGAGAGGGCGACTGGAAGACTGCCGCAATGGTCCGCACCTTCAAGGTTATGTCCTCCGGCCTCGGCGGCGGAGGACAGGGACTCGGCGATTCGTTCATGGAAGACTACACCTACCACTTCGAGCCGGGCAACGAGATGAATCTCGGCGCGCACATGCTCGAAGTCTGTCCCTCTATCGCAGCGGCTAAACCGACCCTGGAAGTGCACCAGCTGGGAATCGGGGACAAGGAAGATCCTGCCCGCCTCGTGTTCACCGGAAAGCCCGGTCCCGCCATCTGCGCGGCCGTCGTGGATTTCGGCAACCGCTTCCGCTGCGTCATAAACGAAGTGAACGTCGTGACTCCGCCGAAGCCCTTCCCCAAGCTTCCCGTCGCCCGCGTGCTCTGGAAACCCGAGCCCAATCTCCGCGTTTCAGCCGAATCCTGGATTCTCGCCGGAGGCGGACACCACACCGCGTTCTCGAACATCGTCGATACCGACATGGTTCGCGACTGGGCTGAAATGGTCGGAATAGAGTGCATCGCCATAGACAAGAATACAACCGTGAACGTCTTCCGGAACGAGCTCCGCTGGAACGCGGCCGCCTGGAGGAAATAA
- a CDS encoding carbohydrate ABC transporter permease: MATAVHSRKVWNEEARAGILFALLPILQFFMFTAGPFLFSIFASFTDWNSMGDHYFIGLENYVELFQDERFWKSLWNTFYYMIGIPIGMVWAFSLALAFNRDMPGVKVFRVIYYIPVVSSIVAVSILWRWLYNGDYGLLNQFLWWAFKIKGPNWMYNTETVKAGITAMMVWKGVGFTTLLYLAGLQNLPKSYFEAAVVDGANSWVIFRKITFPLLKPISFFIMITGVIGGAQLFVEPQIMTDFGGPEYSAATIVYYIWEKAFSSADAKGYACAAAWVLAVIIFVVTAIQFKLGPKSDNYLE; encoded by the coding sequence ATGGCAACAGCTGTTCATTCCAGGAAGGTATGGAATGAGGAAGCGCGGGCAGGCATCCTGTTCGCTCTTCTCCCGATCCTGCAGTTTTTCATGTTCACCGCGGGACCGTTTTTATTTTCCATATTCGCGAGTTTCACTGATTGGAATTCTATGGGCGACCACTATTTCATCGGGCTTGAAAACTATGTCGAGCTGTTCCAGGACGAGCGTTTTTGGAAATCTTTGTGGAATACGTTTTACTATATGATCGGAATTCCCATCGGCATGGTGTGGGCGTTCAGTCTTGCTCTTGCGTTCAACCGCGATATGCCCGGCGTAAAGGTGTTTCGCGTTATCTACTATATACCCGTCGTTTCTTCCATCGTCGCGGTGTCTATTCTCTGGCGCTGGCTCTATAACGGAGACTACGGCCTGCTCAACCAGTTTCTCTGGTGGGCGTTCAAAATAAAGGGTCCGAACTGGATGTACAATACGGAAACCGTCAAGGCCGGAATCACCGCCATGATGGTGTGGAAGGGAGTCGGTTTCACCACGCTCCTGTACCTTGCCGGTTTGCAGAACCTTCCGAAGTCCTACTTCGAGGCAGCCGTCGTCGACGGAGCGAATTCCTGGGTTATCTTCCGCAAGATCACCTTTCCGCTTTTGAAGCCGATATCGTTTTTCATCATGATCACCGGAGTCATCGGAGGAGCCCAGCTCTTCGTAGAACCCCAGATCATGACCGATTTCGGCGGCCCTGAGTACAGCGCCGCGACCATCGTGTACTACATCTGGGAGAAGGCCTTCTCGTCCGCCGACGCGAAGGGCTATGCCTGCGCGGCCGCCTGGGTTCTGGCCGTCATTATTTTCGTCGTAACCGCGATCCAGTTCAAGCTGGGCCCGAAAAGCGACAACTACCTGGAATAG
- a CDS encoding DUF6171 family protein yields the protein MPNQTELEEIAGSMPPPILEAATEAKIKERLIACGHCEELREGVLCAQCGCFVRIRSRTEKAYCPHPQGNRWR from the coding sequence ATGCCGAATCAAACAGAACTGGAAGAAATAGCCGGCTCGATGCCTCCCCCGATTTTGGAAGCCGCTACAGAGGCTAAAATCAAGGAGAGACTGATAGCGTGCGGGCATTGCGAAGAGCTGAGAGAGGGGGTCCTGTGCGCCCAATGCGGATGCTTCGTTCGCATCAGATCCCGAACAGAGAAGGCCTACTGCCCTCACCCGCAAGGAAACCGGTGGCGATAG
- a CDS encoding arabinan endo-1,5-alpha-L-arabinosidase has protein sequence MSRLELSGDIIAHDPTIVFENGAYWRFQTGDRLPFFRSADLQKWESAGRVFESNPAWTSEAIPGSTHFWAPEVVFRNGEWRVYYSVSTFGSNVSAVGLAASRSLDPSSADYGWIDRGPVVFSQASDDFNAIDAAVFTDSDDRDWFVWGSFWGGIRMRALDRETGMLDLDRPVVTTLASKVAEPNPVEGAFVLPRGDWYYLFVSHDFCCRGVDSTYKIVVGRSSDPEGPYFDREGRAMAQGGGTVVRDGSSHPRWAGPGHCSVYTDNGVNRLVYHAYDRENGESPSFKSKRSSGPATSGRTARNNPQRSDKHELSELS, from the coding sequence ATGTCCAGACTCGAGCTTTCCGGCGATATCATCGCCCACGACCCGACCATCGTCTTTGAAAACGGCGCGTACTGGCGCTTCCAGACGGGAGACCGGCTTCCCTTCTTCCGTTCCGCGGATCTGCAAAAGTGGGAGAGCGCCGGGCGGGTATTCGAATCGAATCCCGCGTGGACTTCGGAAGCGATTCCCGGTTCCACGCATTTCTGGGCGCCCGAGGTCGTTTTCAGAAACGGCGAATGGCGCGTCTATTATTCGGTATCGACGTTCGGATCGAACGTTTCTGCGGTCGGTTTGGCCGCCTCGCGGTCTCTCGATCCTTCAAGCGCGGACTACGGCTGGATCGACCGCGGACCCGTCGTTTTTTCGCAGGCGAGCGACGATTTCAACGCCATCGACGCCGCGGTTTTTACGGATTCTGACGACCGCGACTGGTTCGTCTGGGGCTCGTTCTGGGGCGGCATTCGCATGCGCGCGCTCGACCGCGAAACCGGAATGCTCGATTTGGACCGCCCGGTCGTGACGACGCTCGCCAGCAAGGTTGCCGAGCCGAACCCCGTGGAGGGAGCCTTCGTCCTTCCCCGGGGCGATTGGTACTATCTGTTCGTGTCGCATGATTTTTGCTGCCGCGGCGTCGATTCCACCTATAAAATCGTCGTCGGCCGTTCGTCCGATCCGGAGGGGCCGTATTTCGACCGCGAGGGCAGGGCAATGGCTCAGGGCGGCGGGACAGTCGTTCGCGACGGTTCCTCTCATCCGCGATGGGCCGGTCCGGGACATTGTTCCGTATACACAGACAACGGCGTAAATCGGCTTGTCTACCATGCCTACGACCGCGAAAACGGGGAAAGCCCGTCCTTCAAATCGAAAAGATCGAGTGGACCCGCGACGAGTGGCCGTACTGCCCGGAATAATCCGCAACGTTCGGACAAACACGAGTTGTCCGAATTATCGTAA
- a CDS encoding substrate-binding domain-containing protein yields MTVTEIAKKAGVSIGTVDRVLHNRGRVSEETRAKVQKIIEESRYQANPLARHLKKNLKYRIGVLIPELAKESTYWKLIYDGIAAAAATLSAFSFELELFEFVRPVRSSFLSAFERMTSSDCSAWIIAPVMQDETLVLLMDVENPVPYAFIDCPLPGACPLTTVAQDPFQGGVLAGRLMDLVSHSGGPFAVIRPYNEAFNLNERARGFASWFAGRPGVIVRDVVCQENEPRQMLSALESLLRELPDLRGVFIVSSMVHTITDYLCSRGFRSGNPQTDVRIIGYDLVPPNRMLLSTGKIDCLISQRPEEQGRLVMQQLYRCLVLEDETRSDIAIPMDIFFRENLQG; encoded by the coding sequence ATGACAGTCACAGAGATAGCGAAAAAGGCGGGAGTTTCGATCGGAACCGTGGACCGCGTTCTTCATAACCGCGGCAGGGTTTCGGAAGAAACCCGCGCGAAGGTCCAAAAAATTATCGAAGAAAGCCGGTATCAGGCGAATCCGCTTGCGCGGCATTTGAAGAAAAACCTGAAATACCGGATCGGCGTCCTTATTCCGGAATTAGCCAAGGAAAGCACCTATTGGAAGCTGATCTACGACGGCATCGCCGCGGCCGCCGCGACTCTGTCAGCCTTCTCTTTCGAGCTCGAGCTTTTCGAGTTCGTACGTCCCGTCCGATCTTCGTTTCTCTCCGCCTTCGAGCGGATGACCTCTTCCGATTGCAGCGCGTGGATAATCGCGCCGGTAATGCAGGACGAAACGCTCGTGCTGCTCATGGACGTCGAGAATCCTGTTCCCTACGCCTTCATCGACTGTCCGCTTCCCGGAGCCTGTCCCCTGACCACCGTAGCCCAGGACCCGTTCCAGGGCGGCGTTCTCGCTGGGAGGCTCATGGATCTGGTCTCGCACTCTGGCGGACCCTTCGCCGTCATCAGACCCTACAACGAGGCTTTCAACCTGAACGAGCGCGCCCGCGGCTTCGCTTCCTGGTTTGCCGGCCGGCCCGGCGTCATCGTCAGGGACGTGGTATGCCAGGAAAACGAGCCCCGCCAGATGCTTTCCGCCCTCGAATCTCTGCTGCGGGAACTTCCGGATTTGCGCGGGGTGTTCATCGTTTCGTCGATGGTTCACACCATCACCGATTATCTGTGCTCCCGCGGCTTCAGGTCGGGGAATCCCCAAACCGATGTCAGGATAATCGGATACGATCTTGTCCCTCCGAACCGCATGCTGCTTTCGACCGGGAAAATCGATTGCCTTATTTCGCAGCGGCCGGAAGAGCAGGGGCGGCTTGTCATGCAGCAACTGTACCGCTGTCTTGTTCTCGAGGACGAGACACGTTCAGATATCGCGATTCCGATGGACATCTTTTTCCGGGAGAATCTTCAGGGCTAA
- a CDS encoding ArsR/SmtB family transcription factor, whose protein sequence is MNQDQPILILNPLEDVEKIKALASEPRIQILDLVRKETRNVNEIAEEMQLPQSTVATHISILEKAGLLKTESVKAKKGSQKLCRPGFQEIIIKFPEEVKEEDCIEVEMPIGLYTNYQVSAPCGLCSQESIIGFLDIPDSFLNPNRMKAGLLWCETGYVEYKFPNNTIYDNRKVSKLELSLELSSETPGTNKNWLSDITLWLNNVEIGSWISPGDFGDRRGKFTPEWWKLEGSQYGLLKNWSLTDEGAFVDGVKISSVTLSDINLTEHHSIKVKIGVKEDAEHMGGMNIFGRGFGNYDQGIILRLYF, encoded by the coding sequence ATGAACCAAGATCAACCCATACTGATATTGAATCCGTTGGAAGATGTAGAAAAAATCAAAGCGCTGGCCTCCGAGCCCCGCATCCAGATACTCGACCTCGTGCGGAAAGAAACCCGCAACGTCAATGAAATAGCCGAAGAAATGCAGCTGCCGCAGTCCACTGTCGCTACGCACATTTCCATCCTGGAAAAAGCGGGCTTGCTCAAGACGGAATCCGTGAAGGCGAAAAAAGGCAGCCAGAAACTGTGCCGCCCGGGTTTTCAGGAAATCATCATAAAATTCCCCGAGGAAGTAAAAGAGGAAGACTGCATCGAAGTCGAGATGCCGATCGGACTCTATACGAATTACCAGGTGAGCGCTCCCTGCGGCCTGTGCTCGCAGGAAAGCATCATCGGCTTTCTCGACATTCCCGATTCATTCCTCAATCCGAACCGCATGAAGGCCGGCCTCCTGTGGTGCGAAACCGGCTATGTCGAATACAAATTCCCCAACAACACCATTTACGACAACCGCAAGGTTTCAAAGCTCGAGCTCAGCCTCGAACTGTCGTCTGAAACTCCGGGAACGAATAAAAACTGGCTGTCCGACATAACGCTCTGGCTCAACAATGTGGAAATCGGTTCCTGGATTTCTCCCGGCGACTTCGGCGACAGACGAGGCAAGTTCACCCCCGAATGGTGGAAGCTGGAAGGATCCCAGTACGGACTGCTCAAAAACTGGAGCCTCACCGATGAAGGAGCCTTCGTGGACGGCGTAAAAATTTCATCGGTCACCCTTTCGGACATAAACCTGACCGAACATCATTCGATCAAAGTAAAGATCGGGGTGAAGGAAGACGCCGAGCACATGGGCGGAATGAATATCTTCGGACGGGGCTTCGGCAACTACGATCAGGGAATCATTCTCCGGCTCTATTTCTGA
- a CDS encoding LacI family DNA-binding transcriptional regulator, translating into MTVTEIAKLAGVSIGTVDRVLHNRGRVSEATRARVKAIIDQEGYQPNPLARHLKRNKRYLIGVLVPELEKESNYWVLIWEGLRLAAEELSAFSFSLELFTFSRPDAESLRNAFEQMANANCAAWVVAPVMQDETERLLKLYGGSTPYALIDSPLPGSEAAVTVAQNPFGGGFLAGRMMDMLCDGRGPFAVLRPYSQAFNLNERARGFRAWFSSRPGVQVFDVPCPELHEERMDDSLDFILASCPELRGIFGVSAAVHLAGDWAFKRGVKDRIVIVGFDLVALNREALSSGRLDCLISQRPEEQGRHVLHQLYRKIVLDAESERLIEMPFDIFFKENLV; encoded by the coding sequence ATGACGGTGACAGAGATAGCAAAACTCGCAGGCGTATCCATCGGAACAGTAGACCGGGTTCTTCACAACCGCGGCCGGGTTTCTGAGGCTACGCGCGCGCGCGTTAAGGCTATCATCGACCAGGAAGGCTACCAGCCGAATCCTCTTGCGCGCCACCTGAAACGGAATAAGCGCTACCTCATCGGCGTGCTCGTCCCCGAGCTCGAGAAGGAAAGCAATTATTGGGTTCTTATATGGGAGGGCCTGCGTCTCGCCGCGGAGGAGCTTTCAGCCTTTTCGTTTTCGCTGGAGCTCTTCACCTTTTCCCGACCCGACGCTGAATCTTTGCGGAACGCCTTCGAGCAGATGGCGAACGCAAACTGCGCCGCCTGGGTCGTCGCGCCGGTAATGCAGGACGAAACCGAACGGCTCCTTAAGCTCTACGGCGGCTCGACTCCCTACGCCCTCATAGACTCGCCGCTTCCGGGATCCGAGGCGGCGGTGACCGTGGCTCAGAATCCTTTCGGAGGCGGCTTTCTGGCGGGGCGTATGATGGACATGCTTTGCGACGGCAGAGGACCCTTCGCGGTTCTTCGTCCCTATTCGCAGGCCTTTAATCTGAACGAACGGGCGCGGGGGTTCCGCGCCTGGTTTTCTTCCCGGCCCGGGGTGCAGGTTTTCGATGTCCCCTGTCCCGAGCTTCACGAAGAGCGGATGGACGATTCGCTGGACTTCATCCTCGCCTCCTGTCCCGAACTTCGCGGCATCTTCGGCGTGTCCGCCGCGGTGCATCTGGCGGGCGACTGGGCGTTCAAGCGGGGGGTGAAGGATCGCATCGTCATCGTCGGGTTCGACCTCGTCGCCCTGAACAGGGAAGCGCTGTCGTCGGGCCGCCTCGATTGCCTCATATCCCAGCGACCGGAAGAACAAGGCCGCCACGTATTGCATCAATTGTACCGGAAAATAGTTCTCGACGCCGAGAGCGAAAGACTCATCGAAATGCCATTCGATATTTTTTTCAAGGAGAATCTTGTATGA